From the genome of Fundulus heteroclitus isolate FHET01 chromosome 9, MU-UCD_Fhet_4.1, whole genome shotgun sequence, one region includes:
- the LOC105939993 gene encoding N-acetyllactosaminide beta-1,3-N-acetylglucosaminyltransferase 3 yields MKIKTRIVIVVGALCLLVFVFYKEPQTTVSSLKPSREKSEQTEPPIKNNSYTHSWQKCQINVTASNVTGFSDLPQTIKDFLYYRHCRHFPLLLDLPDKCGGAEKSGDVFLLLVIKSSPANYERREVLRKTWAAERLHRGVWIRRIFISGVSGDGYDEERLNNLLKLEQQEYRDILQWDFNDTFYNLTLKQILFLEWMERNCPNARFLFNGDDDVFAHTSNMVVYLQSLEQNDGGRHLFTGHLIMNVGPIRAPGSKYFIPVQVQESNSYPPYCGGGGFLLSGYTAGIIYRMSKSIPILPIDDVYMGMCLAKAGLDPTSHMGVKTAGLHIPSRKVDGYSPCFYKEMLLVHRFLPGSIFLMWNRIQNPNLICGSSGKAQ; encoded by the coding sequence ATGAAAATCAAGACAAGGATTGTCATCGTTGTTGGAGCTCTTTGCCTGTTGGTCTTCGTTTTCTATAAGGAGCCACAAACAACCGTTTCCTCTCTCAAGCCCTCCAGAGAGAAAAGCGAGCAAACAGAGCCACCCATCAAAAACAACTCTTATACACACTCCTGGCAAAAATGCCAGATAAACGTGACCGCTTCAAACGTCACAGGCTTCTCAGATCTTCCTCAGACAATCAAAGACTTCCTCTACTACCGTCACTGTCGGCATTTCCCCTTGCTGCTGGACCTCCCCGATAAATGCGGAGGAGCTGAGAAGTCTGGAGATGTTTTCCTCCTGCTGGTCATCAAGAGCTCCCCGGCCAACTACGAACGGCGGGAGGTGCTGCGGAAAACCTGGGCTGCAGAGCGGCTACACAGAGGCGTGTGGATTCGAAGGATTTTCATCTCCGGAGTGTCGGGTGACGGTTACGATGAAGAAAGACTGAACAATCTCCTCAAGCTTGAGCAACAGGAATACAGAGACATCCTCCAGTGGGACTTCAACGACACGTTTTATAACCTCACATTGAAGCAAATACTCTTCCTGGAATGGATGGAGAGAAACTGTCCAAACGCTCGCTTCCTCTTTAACGGCGACGACGACGTGTTCGCCCACACGAGCAACATGGTCGTGTATCTCCAAAGCCTCGAGCAGAATGACGGGGGCCGTCATCTCTTCACCGGTCACCTGATCATGAACGTGGGGCCCATCAGAGCACCGGGGAGCAAATATTTTATCCCAGTTCAGGTGCAGGAATCAAACTCATACCCTCCGTACTGCGGTGGAGGGGGCTTCCTTCTGTCAGGGTACACAGCAGGGATCATATACCGCATGTCCAAATCCATACCGATTCTTCCCATCGACGATGTTTACATGGGGATGTGTTTGGCCAAAGCCGGACTTGACCCCACCTCACACATGGGTGTGAAGACCGCGGGGCTACACATTCCCTCCCGCAAGGTAGATGGATACAGTCCGTGCTTCTATAAAGAAATGTTGCTGGTGCACAGATTTCTCCCAGGTTCCATTTTCCTCATGTGGAACAGAATACAGAACCCAAATCTAATATGTGGCTCCTCAGGAAAGGCCCAATAG